The DNA region GTGCACCCCAGCGGCGCCAGCAGCAGCCTCCTGGCCTTTGTGGCTGAGCAGATCAGTGAGTGTCGGTCCTTCCCGGGCCTCCCAGTCCCCAGCCTACACCacgcgggggaggggggagcgcggggcgggggggggggggccgtcCTGCCAGTCCCTGCAGCCTCCCTCCTCAGGCTCTCTTCCAGCCTCACTTGCCTCCTGTTACTTCCCCACACCCCAGATTCCAGCCTGCCTGAGGTGTTACATGGCTTACTTCCTTGACCTTATTAGGTCTCTGATGGCAAGTCAGCTCCTCAATgaagtcccccccccaaaaaaaagtataTTGTTAAACATGAGTGACAATCATGGTTAAGAGAGGACTAAAGCCGGGGTGGCATACAGAGCTTTAATCccaaaggtaggcagatctctcagagtttaaggccatcctggtctacagagcgagtttgaGGTAAGTCTGGGTCAAGAACACCAAGACCCTGTCactaaggaaagagagagagagagaaaagagagagagagagagagagagagagagagagagagaagtgaagttcagtgaaagactacACCACCCTCAAAGGTTTAAACATGGAGTCTCCACATGATCTCCACTCCCAGGTGTCTgctcaacagaaataaaaatgttcagcCCTACATATCCTTGGCAACCttattcacagcatccagaaggGGGCAGCCTGTTCCATGGGTCTTCCTGTGGATGGATGGACACACAATGTCCATCTGTCTACACTGGGGACACCACTCAGCCCTGAAGAAGTGAGGAGGGACCTTGAGGACACAGTGCTCAGTGAGCAACCCAGACACAAACCACACAGCGTGGTGTGCAGGACAGGGGGATCCAAAGACAGAAGGAGAATAGTGGGTGATGAGGGCCAGCGAGGGGTAGGGAGATTGCTAATGGTGTAAGCCTTGTGTTGGTATGAAGCAGTGTTctagaggcagacagagaaatgTAAAACTCTCTGAGGATGCACCGATGTCCTCCAGCACAGTCTTGTGCTATCAGAATGGTGTCTCAGAAAAGCACTTCAGCCCATTCAGGACTTTCACtctgaaattttctctttgtCTGTCATGACTTCTGTCAGCAGTGACTATGGCAATTGAACAAATGCTTGCTCCTTGAGcagatgggtgaatgaatgaatgcatgactGACATGAGTGCataatgaatgcatgaatgaataaatgaataaatgcatgatGATACAGTGAATGAGTAAAGGACCTAATGAGTGAGGAAATGAATACCTGAATGACTTAATGGGGCAATAAAAGCACGAATGAATGAGTATACAAATGGATAAGTGAAGAAACTAATGGATTCAATGAATGAATCCATTACATTGAAAAAGTTAATGAATCAGTGAATAGATCTGCATGTGAATCAAATACATTAATGTGTGAGTGAGCTGGTGACTAAGTTAAGGAATTAGTGAATGGTTGAATGAACAAGCGAAGGAATGAACTGATGATATGAATGGATGAGTAAATAAACAGAGCAAATGCATGAATGGTGGCTGAAGGCGAGccaatatatgaatgaatgaaggcaGGAATCAGTGCCTGATGGTGAACCAGCTGAGCCGCTCCTGACCAGGCTCCCTGCTCCCCACAGTCAAGCCTGATCCCCCGGAAGGCGTGCGCCTGCGCGCAGCGGGGCAGCGGCTGCAGATGCTCtggcatccccctgcctcctggcCTTTCCCGGACATCTTCTCTCTCAAGTACCGCATCCGCTACCGGCGCCACGGAGCCTCTCACTTCCGCCAGGTGAGAGGGGACTAGGATAGGTGAGACAGGATTCCCCTGAGCATCCTCAGGTCTCCACCTCCAGCCTCTCTGTGGGAGCGCTGATGTCACGTGACTCTGCAGCTGCCTTGCATGAGTGCTGGGTTTTTGAACTCACTGCAGGCACTTTACCCAGCAAACGGGCTCCCTAGCTCCCAGTGCATGGTGGTCctacccaccaccacctcctctctccctgcaggtGGGACCCATTGAAGCCACGACCTTCACCCTGAGGGCTGCGCAGCCCCATGCCAAGTACTTTGTCCAGGTGTCAGCCCAGGACCTCATGGACTATGGGAAACCAAGTGACTGGAGCCTCCCCGGGCAAGCGGAGAGGACTCCCCTTAATCCCTGAAGAGGGACCGCATCCTTGATAGCAGACCCTGATGTCGTCTACATCAAAGTGACTGGTTGGCCTGGCCTGGGTTCGAGTCCTGACTGCACGTGCTGGGATGGTTGGCAGCATTGAACAACTGACTTGACCTCTCTGGACCTCAATTTCCAAACCTGTGGGGATGGTATTTTTCCTTCTATAAGTGCTGGACTTTATGAAATGCAAATGTGATCTGattagaaattttaattaaataagaattattaGCTGGTTAGTGggggtgcacacttttaatccaagcactggggagagcactcgggaggcagaggcaggtggatctctatgaactAGAGGCCaatctggcctacagagcgagttccaggtcagccaagggtacacagagaaaccctgtctcaaaacaaaactattatCATTATTGTGGGGAGGGATGTTCCAGGCAGGACTTCTTTGTGTGTGCCTGGCAgtcctagaccaggctggcctcgaactcacagacatcctctgtctctgcctcccgagggctgggattaaagacttgcgccaccaccgccagacaagaattattattaaagttgtcttttttgaaatttaaatattttattatcaaatATGTGCATGCAGTGGTATTACAGTGTCCATAAATCCTGTacttcaagatttattttgttttacatgtatgtgtatgtattggtCTGTATGTAGAAGCACACGGGTCAGGCACCCAGTGGAGGCCAGacagggtgtcagatctcctggagctggagttacaggttacAGATTGTGAACCAAATCATGAAACCCATCAAGTACAGCGGCCAGCAGAGGGCGGCAGAGCCCTGAGCCGGAGTTACAGGCGTGTGGTGTGGCGGCTGGGTTGGCGACCCCTGTGCTCTTgagcactgagccacctctccagccctttgtccATCTAGTCCGCTGAGTGAGAGACATGATGGGTTGTCTGTGTTGGAGTGCCCACGACTCCCAAACAAGACCTTTATGACGAAAAGCAGTTGATGTGGCTCAAGGTTCAGGAGCCTGGGAAGACCCAGAAGGAATCCCACGTGGTACAATATCTAAAGGTGGAAAGATCAGGGGAGGGGATAAAGCAAGGTGTAAGGCCCGGGTTCCCATCACCggtcatgcaaaaaaaaaaaaaaaaaaaaaaaaaaaaacaaacagggagGAGAGTGGTCAGTAACTGAATGCGGGGGGATGGACACACAACTGTTTCCCCCAACTGAGAGCCAAACAGGATGCAGACCAGCCTGGTCGaaatgaggagagaggaaaagaatggTGGGAAGGTAAAGACCAgcctggagaccctgtctcaaaaagaagagaaggaggatgagAAGAGTCGGGGGCGTGGCTCAAGGGGGAGCCCCTCCCTGGATCGCCAGGTgaagggctgggggcggggctcaATGACAGCAGCTTGCCATAGTTTGTATGCataaataataaacaagcaaatgtaAAAACCATCTtaacctggcggtggtggcacacgcctttaatcccagcactcgggaggcagaggcaggtggattactgAGATTTCAAGGACAGCCTCAACTATATGGTGAGTTCCTgtctaacaaaagagaaaaaaaataaaaaataaataaataaaaaacaacaaaacataataaaatccaGGCAGACCACTGATTTCCAGCTACTCAAGAGACTTGCAGTAAGATTGCTGCAAAaataaggccaacctgggctacagagagctCCCTCTGGGCATTTTAgggagaggctgtctcaaaagaTTAGAGGGCTGGGTAGtagtagctcagtgatagaatgccTGCCTGGCAAGTGCAAAGACCCTGGGTTCGATACCCAGCATCAGAAACgaacaaagaaacaacagagCGGGGCCAGGGCAGCCACTTCTTTCatctcagcattgggaaggcagagacaggaggatctctgtgtgttggggaccagcctgggctacgtggtgagtttcaggacagccagggcatacagtgagaccctgactcaaaaacaaacactatCAATAGAGCAGCGGTGCGGAACAAAACCTCATAGACTCCAGGTAGCTTTCTCCGCGCTTTCCAGCGAGGCGCACGTGCACATACGCGATCAGGATGCTCCGGAACCTTTATTTACTGCCTCACCTACAGGCATTCAGGAAGGGAACGAAAGCACACTCGCGACATTGATCGACAGCGAGTGCAGCCAATGAGAACGCTAAAGGCTGTGAGCTACAACCTGTAAGACAGCCAAGGAAGTGACGTCCAGAGAACCTCGGCGCCTGGTCGGATAAACTCCAAGAGGACCAAGGCGAACGTCTCTCCCTCTCTTGTGCGACTGAGAGGAAGCGAAGATGTCGGAACGGAAAGTTCTAAACGTAAGTGCTCAGAGTCTAGAAGTTTCTGTCGAGAGCGGGACGTCAGAGGGCTCTGGGAGAGTCTCGCTTCCTTCCGGTTTTTTCTTTGgaatccccccccaaaaaaaaaacggCTTTCCGTGGGGCGGAGCTTCCCAAGCTCTTGCCAATCACATTTCTTAGGGGCGGTGTTAGATTGTTTCCTTTCCGGCTTAGAAGACAATCATCACCAGGCAGCGGAGTATTTATCACTTCGTCCAATTGGTTTTTCTAAAGGAAGCTATCCAGTCGCTTTTTCTGGGGCGTTGCACCCGGTTTTTGTTAAGCAGATATCAGACTGGGACGCAGGGACTCAGTTCCCTCTCTTGAAGAACTTTACTCTCcatttcctggattttttgtttgtttgttttgagacagggtttctctgtgtagctttgtgcctttcctggatctcgctctgtagaccaggctggcctcgaactcacagagatccgcctggctctgcctcccgaatgctggaattaaaggcgtgcaccgcccggccatttcctggattttttgtgtttgttttgagccagggtctcactgtgtcgcCCAGAATGGCCTCCGGTTCATACCCACCTATATGagcctcccaattgctggtattaaaggcgtgtacccTTACGCTGGgccatattcattttttaaagatttatttgtttgttatttatttattttgccggCATGTctatctgtgcaccacgtgcgtACAGCGCCCAGCCTG from Peromyscus leucopus breed LL Stock chromosome 22, UCI_PerLeu_2.1, whole genome shotgun sequence includes:
- the Ebi3 gene encoding interleukin-27 subunit beta, with product MSQRLLLSLTLWASCSPGNAGTAALSQPRVRCRASRYPVAVDCSWTPLGAPNSTMATSFVATYRLGVAAQEQIQSCLQPNPQATRCTIPHVHLFSMVPYVLNVTAVHPSGASSSLLAFVAEQIIKPDPPEGVRLRAAGQRLQMLWHPPASWPFPDIFSLKYRIRYRRHGASHFRQVGPIEATTFTLRAAQPHAKYFVQVSAQDLMDYGKPSDWSLPGQAERTPLNP